One genomic segment of Mytilus trossulus isolate FHL-02 chromosome 4, PNRI_Mtr1.1.1.hap1, whole genome shotgun sequence includes these proteins:
- the LOC134714335 gene encoding uncharacterized protein LOC134714335: MSMRHQPNNAIHNLEVNVLSSTTPAVKSITESNLNGRFWLKLDGTDVKETLQHSVKDIWNGDVDLNDGQLEVLRTEYQSRLAWINSVHSTTEEDLKTCLETGLVNLELDVKFLQDAFKKATDDFRKKMNKKNANSEMLKGLNWEVVECNTLLQQCLAFMSTFKSDSVSRSAIKSTSQEYQIYLKNLFKKKRTAATHILVIAISDEQRNVKPYALQIQYLPYRSLRDQYVRYITAPIKDALTQAGIHVVGLVTGGEFNYLRTQGDTGPLHTWQLVHDSKEVVRKMSKATLESMLTYAGELDPEAFDKVLLDPRAGLSHAALTGQRPQSVEDAEKLLSYHVAASMQRNGFDCEAEYVSTVAAWHEASDGSLRGMGQLRHCKANYQMLNYIVADLMPWYQENYDFTYIDVKQ; encoded by the exons ATGTCAATGAGGCATCAACCAAACAACGCAATACATAATCTAGAAGTCAACGTACTGTCGTCAACA ACTCCGGCAGTAAAATCTATTACTGAAAGTAATCTAAATGGGCGGTTTTGGCTTAAGCTAGATGGAACCGATGTTAAAGAGACCTTACAACATTCAGTAAAAGATATTTGGAATGGGGATGTTGACCTAAATGATGGGCAGCTGGAGGTTTTACGTACGGAATACCAATCTAGACTCGCCTGGATAAACTCTGTACATTCCACCACTGAAGAAGACCTCAAAACTTGTTTAGAAACAGGCTTGGTAAATTTAGAGCTGGATGTGAAGTTTCTTCAAGATGCATTTAAGAAGGCAACAGACGACTTTagaaagaaaatgaataaaaaaaatgcaaattcaGAAATGCTGAAAGGCCTGAACTGGGAAGTTGTAGAATGTAACACTCTGTTGCAGCAGTGCTTGGCATTCATGTCCACGTTTAAAAGTGATTCAGTCTCGAGATCAGCTATTAAGtcaacaagtcaggaatatcagATATATTTGAAGAACCTATTCAAGAAAAAGAGGACAGCAGCAACCCACATACTCGTTATTGCCATTTCTGATGAACAGAGGAACGTCAAGCCCTATGCGCTACAAATACAGTACCTACCTTACAGATCTCTGAGAGACCAATATGTCAGATACATAACAGCACCAATCAAAGATGCTTTAACACAGGCTGGAATTCATGTTGTTG GTCTAGTAACTGGTGGAGAATTCAATTATCTTAGGACACAGGGAGACACTGGCCCTCTTCACACTTGGCAACTAGTTCATGACTCCAAAGAAGTTGTCAGAAAAATGTCAAAAGCAACATTGGAATCCATGCTTACCTATGCTGGTG AACTGGACCCAGAGGCATTCGACAAGGTATTGTTAGATCCAAGAGCAGGACTTTCTCATGCCGCACTTACTGGACAGAGACCCCAGTCGGTAGAGGATGCAGAAAAGCTGTTGTCTTACCATGTAGCAGCCAGTATGCAGCGCAATGGATTTGACTGTGAGGCTGAATATGTTTCAACTGTGGCTGCTTGGCATGAAGCTTCAGATGGAAGCTTAAGAGGAATGGGACAACTGAGACATTGCAAGGCAAATTACCAAATGTTAAACTACATTGTAGCAGACCTTATGCCGTGGTACCAGGAGAACTATGACTTCACATATATCGATGTCAAACAGTAA
- the LOC134714336 gene encoding uncharacterized protein LOC134714336, whose amino-acid sequence MYKTTPLSICSNTQKRNRKLGWSPVKSTPVKSPPKKKSREGPWTDDQDRSLIEFVTLHTDLQTSNSEWPSMRSDHVYWIKAAEYIQMIDGSTRSATSCRSRIVNKLRTTYSTISEAEDAYSCDYEDIREVSYDSGFLEPENITSLSPASDVIEKVLFKSLQRLDVQQSTELIKQFFQQNSEMNKNTLPNSLLQEDNLLNIYHIFDNSDTITACQRNEMVLKNFVKVSSSDKLCLLDTLFKTVCAENGIKQPPEKFPSLSLKSMDILQKKEKPNVLLDFAKCLGTTRPESDSPLMPVDRMPFGLIQYQLQFFSNSNTKKVFILIKFSYMNCLNRRC is encoded by the exons ATGTACAAAACA acACCATTGAGCATCTGTTCAAATACTCAGAAAAGGAATAGGAAACTTGGCTGGTCACCTGTTAAAAGTACCCCTGTAAAGAGTCCCCCAAAGAAGAAAAGCAGAGAAGGACCATGGACCGATGATCAAGATCGTAGTCTTATTGAATTTGTGACTCTCCATACAGATCTGCAAACTAGTAACAGTGAATGGCCATCCATGAGATCAGACCATGTGTATTGGATTAAAGCAGCAGAATATATTCAGATGATAGATGGTTCCACTCGCAGTG CTACATCATGCAGATCCAGGATAGTTAATAAACTCAGAACAACATATTCAACAATTTCAGAAGCTGAAGATGCTTACAGTTGTGATTATGAGGACATCAGGGAGGTCAGTTATGACTCTGGATTCCTGGAACCCGAGAACATTACCAGTTTATCACCTGCAAGTGACGTCATTGAAAAAGTATTATTCAAATCTCTCCAAAGATTAGATGTTCAACAATCAACAGAACTTATTAAACAGTTCTTTCAGCAGAATTCTGAGATGAATAAGAACACTTTGCCTAATTCATTACTACAAGAGGACAACTTATTAAACATCTACCACATTTTTGATAATAGTGATACCATTACAGCATGCCAGAGAAATGAGATGGTATTAAAAAACTTTGTTAAAGTATCAAGTTCAGACAAACTATGTCTTCTAGACACACTTTTTAAAACTGTATGTGCTGAAAATGGTATTAAACAACCACCAGAGAAATTTCCAAGCCTATCACTGAAATCAATGGATATACTGCAGAAGAAAGAGAAACCAAATGTGCTACTAGATTTTGCCAAATGTCTCGGCACCACAAGACCAGAATCTGATAGTCCACTTATGCCAGTTGACAGGATGCCCTTTGGTTTGATTCAGTATCAGTTGCAGTTTTTCAGTAATTCAAATACAAAGAAGGTATTTATCTTAATTAAATTTTCGTACATGAATTGTTTAAATAGAAGATGTTAA
- the LOC134714338 gene encoding vacuolar protein sorting-associated protein 33B-like codes for MDFYQLYEEPAQSVIGIIPLDRDILSLELPQFFRSFYLENDHTWIQTIAKSLINIQALCGIIPNVYGIGKGSKMVNDLMKNILGEKLSGPDYSKCDIGNLILIDGGIMVFITHLSFDLKICVFVKE; via the exons ATGGATTTTTATCAACTGTATGAAGAACCAGCTCAATCTGtcat TGGTATCATACCACTAGACAGAGATATACTCTCATTAGAGTTACCTCAGTTCTTTAGGTCATTTTATCTg GAAAATGACCATACCTGGATACAAACAATAGCCAAATCACTTATCAACATCCAGGCTCTATGTGGAATTATTCCTAATGTTTATGGTATTGGTAAGGGATCAAAG aTGGTGAATGATCTGATGAAAAATATACTTGGAGAGAAATTATCTGGACCAGACTACAGCAAGTGTGATATAGGAAATCTCATTCTTATAGATGGAGGTATAATGGTATTTATCACTCATTTAAGCTTTGATCTCAAGATATGTGTTTTTGTGAAAGAATAA